A genomic window from Glycine max cultivar Williams 82 chromosome 17, Glycine_max_v4.0, whole genome shotgun sequence includes:
- the LOC100811577 gene encoding aspartate--tRNA ligase 2, cytoplasmic → MSSSESQDPAAAAASSEAQVSKKAAKKEAAKLEKLRRRQEIAAASAATANLSVDEEDPLGGNYGDVPLVELQSKTPSDVGEWTRVEALGGALENNSVLIRGRAQAIRPVGKKMAFLVIRENGFTVQCLVQAQPDTVSAQMVKFAAALSRESIVDVEGVVSVPTAPIKGATQQVEIQVRKLYCVSRAVPTLPINLEDAARSEVEIEKALQAGEQLVRVNQDTRLNFRVLDVRTPANQGIFRIQSQVGNAFRQFLVSQGFCEIHTPKLIAGSSEGGAAVFRLDYKGQPACLAQSPQLHKQMSICGDFGRVFEIGPVFRAEDSYTHRHLCEFTGLDVEMEIKKHYFEVMDLVDRLFVAMFDSLNQNCKKDLEAVGSQYPFEPLKYLRKTLRLTYEEGIQMLKDVGVEIEPYGDLNTEAERKLGQLVLEKYGTEFYILHRYPLAIRPFYTMPCYDNPAYSNSFDVFIRGEEIISGAQRVHVPEFLEQRAAACGIDVKTISSYIDSFRYGAPPHGGFGVGLERVVMLFCGLNNIRKTSLFPRDPLRIAP, encoded by the exons ATGTCGTCTTCGGAGTCCCAAGACCCCGCCGCCGCCGCAGCATCGTCGGAGGCCCAAGTCAGCAAAAAGGCCGCCAAGAAGGAGGCCGCCAAGCTGGAGAAGCTCCGCCGACGCCAGGAAATCGCCGCCGCGTCCGCCGCCACGGCCAACCTCTCCGTCGACGAGGAGGACCCCCTCGGCGGGAACTACGGCGACGTGCCGCTGGTGGAGCTGCAGTCCAAGACGCCGTCGGACGTTGGCGAGTGGACGCGCGTGGAGGCGCTCGGCGGCGCGCTGGAGAACAATTCGGTGTTGATCCGAGGGAGGGCGCAGGCGATTCGCCCCGTCGGGAAGAAGATGGCGTTTCTGGTCATCAGAGAGAACGGTTTCACCGTTCAATGCTTGGTGCAAGCGCAGCCTGATACGGTGAGTGCGCAGATGGTGAAGTTTGCCGCTGCACTCAGCCGCGAGTCCATCGTCGATGTCGAAGGCGTTGTTTCGGTCCCCACCGCTCCCATCAAAGGCGCCACGCAGCAG GTTGAAATCCAAGTGAGGAAGTTGTATTGTGTCAGTAGGGCTGTACCTACTCTGCCAATTAATCTTGAGGATGCTGCTCGAAGTGAAGTTGAAATTGAGAAGGCTCTTCAG GCTGGTGAGCAACTTGTTCGCGTTAATCAGGATACACGTTTGAACTTTAGGGTGCTTGATGTGCGAACGCCGGCTAATCAAGGGATTTTCCGCATTCAGTCTCAAGTTGGAAAT GCATTTAGACAATTCTTAGTATCTCAAGGCTTTTGTGAAATCCACACTCCAAAGTTGATTGCCGGATCTAGTGAGGGTGGAGCTGCTGTTTTTAGACTGGACTACAAAGGTCAACCTGCATGCCTGGCCCAGTCACCTCAGCTTCACAAGCAAATGTCTATCTGTGGAGATTTTGGCCGTGTTTTTGAGATTGGTCCTGTGTTTAGAGCAGAAGACTCCTACACTCACAGGCATCTGTGTGAGTTTACGGGCCTTGACGTTGAAATGGAGATCAAGAAGCATTACTTTGAG GTTATGGATTTAGTCGATAGATTGTTTGTTGCAATGTTTGACAGTTTGAACCAGAATTGTAAGAAGGATCTGGAAGCTGTGGGGTCTCAGTACCCATTTGAACCTTTAAAG TATCTGCGGAAGACACTACGGCTTACATATGAAGAAGGGATTCAGATGCTCAAG GATGTTGGAGTAGAAATTGAACCTTATGGTGACTTGAATACTGAAGCGGAAAGGAAATTGGGTCAGCTAGTCTTGGAGAA ATATGGCACGGAGTTCTATATCCTTCATCGGTACCCTTTGGCTATAAGGCCATTTTATACAATGCCTTGCTATGACAATCCAGCATACAGCAACTCGTTTGATGTCTTTATTCGAG GTGAGGAGATCATTTCAGGAGCTCAGCGTGTTCATGTGCCAGAATTTTTGGAACAACGTGCAGCAGCTTGCGGCATTGATGTCAAAACAATATCTTCGTACATTGATTCTTTCAG ATATGGTGCACCACCACATGGTGGCTTTGGAGTAGGGTTGGAGCGTGTAGTGATGCTCTTCTGTGGCCTGAATAACATTCGCAAAACATCACTCTTTCCTCGTGACCCACTTAGGATTGCGCCATGA
- the LOC102670107 gene encoding uncharacterized protein gives MLQECVSKKRKLQEEKQKREILLDEVRFLRQQHKYLTKIQAAKVEPELGPSQNADIHNGPIEKERNFFSSEISMHQESNGREELVGNTLPITDKPLNLSNKEKKSGKKKVSWNDDVVVIVL, from the exons ATGTTACAGGAGTGTGTTTCTAAGAAGAGGAAAttacaagaagaaaaacagAAGCGAGAGATACTTCTAGATGAAGTTCG ATTTTTGAGACaacaacataaatatttaacaaaaatacagGCTGCTAAGGTTGAACCAGAACTTGGTCCTAGCCAAAATGCAGATATTCATAATGGGCCTATTGAAAAGGAGAGGAATTTCTTTTCCAGCGAG ATTAGCATGCATCAAGAAAGCAATGGGAGGGAGGAGCTAGTGGGAAATACACTGCCTATTACTGATAAGCCCCTGAACTTGtcaaacaaggaaaaaaaaagtggaaagaAGAAAGTGTCATGGAATGATGATGTAGTTGTGATTGTACTATAA
- the LOC100793667 gene encoding probable protein phosphatase 2C 60 isoform X2, producing MIIWVFLDYGVYYLLSIMGTNLSTPKTEKSSDDGENEHLRYGLSSMQGWRATMEDAHAAHLDLDASTSFFGVYDGHGGKVVAKFCAKYLHQQVLKNEAYIAGDIGTSLKESFFRMDDMMRGQRGWRELAVLGDKIDKFNGKIEGLIWSPRSRHSKEQDDTWAFEEVGSTACVAIIRNNKLFVANAGDSRCVVCRKGQAYDLSIDHKPDLEIEKERIVKAGGFIHAGRVNGSLSLARAIGDMEFKQNRFLSAEKQMVTANPDINTVELCDEDEFIVLACDGIWDCLSSQQLVDFVRQQLLLETKLSAVCERVLDQCLAPTITVGDGCDNMTMILVQFKKLAQSSAPA from the exons ATGATCATCTGGGTCTTTCTTGATTATGGAGTCTACTACCTTCTGTCG ATAATGGGAACGAATCTCAGCACTCCCAAAACTGAGAAGTCTTCTGATGATGGTGAAAATGAGCATCTTAGATATGGTTTATCATCTATGCAAGGCTGGCGTGCAACAATGGAAGATGCA CATGCTGCACATCTTGATCTGGATGCATCCACTTCCTTTTTTGGTGTTTATGATGGTCATGGAG GTAAAGTGGTTGCAAAGTTTTGTGCCAAGTATCTTCACCAGCAGGTGCTCAAGAATGAAGCATACATAGCTGGAGATATAGGAACCTCTCTTAAGGAATCATTTTTCAG AATGGACGACATGATGCGTGGTCAAAGGGGATGGAGGGAATTAGCAGTTTTGGGTGATAAGATAGACAAGTTTAATGGTAAGATAGAAGGGTTGATTTGGTCTCCACGAAGCAGACATAGTAAGGAGCAAGATGATACTTGGGCCTTTGAGGAGGTAG GAAGCACTGCATGTGTTGCAATTATTAGAAACAACAAACTTTTTGTAGCAAATGCCGGTGATTCACGTTGTGTAGTATGTAGGAAGGGTCAG GCGTATGATTTGTCGATAGATCATAAACCTGATCTTGAGATTGAGAAGGAAAGAATCGTAAAAGCTGGTGGTTTTATTCATGCGGGACGAGTTAATGGGAGTTTAAGCCTTGCAAGAGCTATAG GTGACATGGAATTTAAGCAGAATAGATTCCTTTCTGCTGAAAAGCAAATGGTGACAGCCAATCCAGACATAAATACT GTTGAACTttgtgatgaagatgaatttatAGTGCTGGCTTGTGATGGCATATG GGATTGCTTGTCAAGCCAACAATTGGTAGATTTTGTACGTCAACAACTGCTCTTG GAAACTAAACTTTCTGCCGTTTGCGAAAGAGTACTAGATCAATGTTTGGCACCAACAATTACTGTTGGTGATGGATGTGATAACATGACCATGATTTTGGTGCAGTTCAAAAAACTGGCCCAATCAAGTGCACCGGCATAA
- the LOC100793667 gene encoding probable protein phosphatase 2C 60 isoform X3: protein MGTNLSTPKTEKSSDDGENEHLRYGLSSMQGWRATMEDAHAAHLDLDASTSFFGVYDGHGGKVVAKFCAKYLHQQVLKNEAYIAGDIGTSLKESFFRMDDMMRGQRGWRELAVLGDKIDKFNGKIEGLIWSPRSRHSKEQDDTWAFEEGPHSNFAGPTSGSTACVAIIRNNKLFVANAGDSRCVVCRKGQAYDLSIDHKPDLEIEKERIVKAGGFIHAGRVNGSLSLARAIGDMEFKQNRFLSAEKQMVTANPDINTVELCDEDEFIVLACDGIWDCLSSQQLVDFVRQQLLLETKLSAVCERVLDQCLAPTITVGDGCDNMTMILVQFKKLAQSSAPA, encoded by the exons ATGGGAACGAATCTCAGCACTCCCAAAACTGAGAAGTCTTCTGATGATGGTGAAAATGAGCATCTTAGATATGGTTTATCATCTATGCAAGGCTGGCGTGCAACAATGGAAGATGCA CATGCTGCACATCTTGATCTGGATGCATCCACTTCCTTTTTTGGTGTTTATGATGGTCATGGAG GTAAAGTGGTTGCAAAGTTTTGTGCCAAGTATCTTCACCAGCAGGTGCTCAAGAATGAAGCATACATAGCTGGAGATATAGGAACCTCTCTTAAGGAATCATTTTTCAG AATGGACGACATGATGCGTGGTCAAAGGGGATGGAGGGAATTAGCAGTTTTGGGTGATAAGATAGACAAGTTTAATGGTAAGATAGAAGGGTTGATTTGGTCTCCACGAAGCAGACATAGTAAGGAGCAAGATGATACTTGGGCCTTTGAGGAG GGCCCTCATTCTAATTTTGCTGGACCAACTTCAGGAAGCACTGCATGTGTTGCAATTATTAGAAACAACAAACTTTTTGTAGCAAATGCCGGTGATTCACGTTGTGTAGTATGTAGGAAGGGTCAG GCGTATGATTTGTCGATAGATCATAAACCTGATCTTGAGATTGAGAAGGAAAGAATCGTAAAAGCTGGTGGTTTTATTCATGCGGGACGAGTTAATGGGAGTTTAAGCCTTGCAAGAGCTATAG GTGACATGGAATTTAAGCAGAATAGATTCCTTTCTGCTGAAAAGCAAATGGTGACAGCCAATCCAGACATAAATACT GTTGAACTttgtgatgaagatgaatttatAGTGCTGGCTTGTGATGGCATATG GGATTGCTTGTCAAGCCAACAATTGGTAGATTTTGTACGTCAACAACTGCTCTTG GAAACTAAACTTTCTGCCGTTTGCGAAAGAGTACTAGATCAATGTTTGGCACCAACAATTACTGTTGGTGATGGATGTGATAACATGACCATGATTTTGGTGCAGTTCAAAAAACTGGCCCAATCAAGTGCACCGGCATAA
- the LOC100793667 gene encoding probable protein phosphatase 2C 60 isoform X1 has protein sequence MIIWVFLDYGVYYLLSIMGTNLSTPKTEKSSDDGENEHLRYGLSSMQGWRATMEDAHAAHLDLDASTSFFGVYDGHGGKVVAKFCAKYLHQQVLKNEAYIAGDIGTSLKESFFRMDDMMRGQRGWRELAVLGDKIDKFNGKIEGLIWSPRSRHSKEQDDTWAFEEGPHSNFAGPTSGSTACVAIIRNNKLFVANAGDSRCVVCRKGQAYDLSIDHKPDLEIEKERIVKAGGFIHAGRVNGSLSLARAIGDMEFKQNRFLSAEKQMVTANPDINTVELCDEDEFIVLACDGIWDCLSSQQLVDFVRQQLLLETKLSAVCERVLDQCLAPTITVGDGCDNMTMILVQFKKLAQSSAPA, from the exons ATGATCATCTGGGTCTTTCTTGATTATGGAGTCTACTACCTTCTGTCG ATAATGGGAACGAATCTCAGCACTCCCAAAACTGAGAAGTCTTCTGATGATGGTGAAAATGAGCATCTTAGATATGGTTTATCATCTATGCAAGGCTGGCGTGCAACAATGGAAGATGCA CATGCTGCACATCTTGATCTGGATGCATCCACTTCCTTTTTTGGTGTTTATGATGGTCATGGAG GTAAAGTGGTTGCAAAGTTTTGTGCCAAGTATCTTCACCAGCAGGTGCTCAAGAATGAAGCATACATAGCTGGAGATATAGGAACCTCTCTTAAGGAATCATTTTTCAG AATGGACGACATGATGCGTGGTCAAAGGGGATGGAGGGAATTAGCAGTTTTGGGTGATAAGATAGACAAGTTTAATGGTAAGATAGAAGGGTTGATTTGGTCTCCACGAAGCAGACATAGTAAGGAGCAAGATGATACTTGGGCCTTTGAGGAG GGCCCTCATTCTAATTTTGCTGGACCAACTTCAGGAAGCACTGCATGTGTTGCAATTATTAGAAACAACAAACTTTTTGTAGCAAATGCCGGTGATTCACGTTGTGTAGTATGTAGGAAGGGTCAG GCGTATGATTTGTCGATAGATCATAAACCTGATCTTGAGATTGAGAAGGAAAGAATCGTAAAAGCTGGTGGTTTTATTCATGCGGGACGAGTTAATGGGAGTTTAAGCCTTGCAAGAGCTATAG GTGACATGGAATTTAAGCAGAATAGATTCCTTTCTGCTGAAAAGCAAATGGTGACAGCCAATCCAGACATAAATACT GTTGAACTttgtgatgaagatgaatttatAGTGCTGGCTTGTGATGGCATATG GGATTGCTTGTCAAGCCAACAATTGGTAGATTTTGTACGTCAACAACTGCTCTTG GAAACTAAACTTTCTGCCGTTTGCGAAAGAGTACTAGATCAATGTTTGGCACCAACAATTACTGTTGGTGATGGATGTGATAACATGACCATGATTTTGGTGCAGTTCAAAAAACTGGCCCAATCAAGTGCACCGGCATAA